One genomic segment of Oreochromis aureus strain Israel breed Guangdong linkage group 9, ZZ_aureus, whole genome shotgun sequence includes these proteins:
- the LOC116313488 gene encoding zinc finger protein 85-like isoform X1, with translation MEFQFVQFHSLPLFVSLSLQDQHGSRSQRSQEADKPHIRTGEKKYSCDECGKDFTKAGSLKTHQRIHSGVRPYICDLCGKSFTQAGSLKTHKLLHSGIKAYNCELCGKSFTQPQGLKSHQLIHSGIKAYSCELCGKSYKTVGHLNRHQLIHSGFKPYNCDQCGKTFARSKNLQLHEVTHTGIKAYSCDICGKTFRWLLSRNNHLRIHTKNDVYCCDQCGKVFVVYKELKRHMFTHTKERPYKCDLCDKAFKEPRSLKAHQQIHTRKKLYKCSYCEKQSDAGGSSSQPCCHFGGGKEFRCDLCGKTFSQQWCLTLHQRRHTGDKMNYCKECGRGFPTPSTLKIHKLIHSGVKKHICDQCGSSFTTAGHLKQHKRVHTGEKPYKCRHCDRSFSQSSNRNLHEHRHKEENISCDQCDKTFKSLSSYSEHKQSHTVNTVLQLPMCNNIHFIICSVQTSTSSRPEIRLQAPQSSAGLSYKKCVS, from the exons ATGGAATTTCAGTTTGTTCagtttcactcactgcctctgtttgtatctctgtcactgcaggaccaacatggatccagaagtcagcgctctcaggaggccgacaaacctcacataAGAACGGGAGAGAAaaaatacagctgtgatgagtgtgggaaggattttaccaaggctggaagcttaaaaacacaccaacgcATTCATAGTGGAGTTAGACCGTACATCTGCGACTtatgtggaaagtcttttactcaGGCTGgaagtttaaaaacacacaaactcctccACAGTGGAATTAAAGCATACAACTGTGAgctgtgtggaaagtcttttacccaacCTCAAGGCTTAAAAtcacatcagctcatccacagtggaattaaagcatacagctgtgaGCTGTGTGGAAAGTCTTATAAGACGGTTGGACACTTAAacagacaccaactcatccacagtggatttaaaccgtacaactgtgatcagtgtggcaaaaCTTTTGCTCGCAGTAAGAACTTACAACTTCATGAAGTTACCCACACTGGAATTAAggcgtacagctgtgacatttgtggaaaaaccttTAGGTGGCTACTCAGCCGAAATAAtcacctacgcattcacaccaaaaatgatgtttactgctgtgatcagtgtggcaaagtgtttgtGGTATACAAAGAATTAAAGCGgcacatgtttacccacactaaggagagaccttataaatgtgacctctGTGATAAGGCTTTTAAAGAGCCACGTTCCCTGAaagcacaccaacagatccacaccagaaagaaactctacaagtgcagttactgtgag aagcagagtgACGCAggtggatccagttctcaaccctgctGTCACTttggtggtgggaaagagtttcgctgtgacctttgtggaaaaactttcagtcagCAGTGGTGCCTAACATtacatcaacgtagacacactggagataAAATGAACTattgcaaagaatgtgggagaggcttccccacaccaagtacattaaaaatacataagcttatccacagtggggttaaaaagcacaTCTGTGATCAGTgcgggtcatccttcaccactgcaggTCATCTCAAACAGCATAAACGCGtgcacacaggagagaaaccatacaagtgtAGACACTGTGACAGAAGCTTTTCACAATCAAGTAATCGTAACCTTCATGAACATAGACACAAGGAAGAGAAcatcagctgtgaccagtgtgacaagaccTTCAAGagtctcagttcatactccgaaCACAAACAATCCCACACTGTAAATACAGTTTTACAGTTACCAATGTGCAataacattcacttcattatttgctctgtgcaaacatcaacATCAAGCAGACCCGAAATCAGActtcaggctccacagagttcagctggacTCTCCTATAAAAAGtgtgtcagctga
- the LOC116313488 gene encoding zinc finger protein 85-like isoform X2: MEFQFVQFHSLPLFVSLSLQDQHGSRSQRSQEADKPHIRTGEKKYSCDECGKDFTKAGSLKTHQRIHSGVRPYICDLCGKSFTQAGSLKTHKLLHSGIKAYNCELCGKSFTQPQGLKSHQLIHSGIKAYSCELCGKSYKTVGHLNRHQLIHSGFKPYNCDQCGKTFARSKNLQLHEVTHTGIKAYSCDICGKTFRWLLSRNNHLRIHTKNDVYCCDQCGKVFVVYKELKRHMFTHTKERPYKCDLCDKAFKEPRSLKAHQQIHTRKKLYKCSYCEQSDAGGSSSQPCCHFGGGKEFRCDLCGKTFSQQWCLTLHQRRHTGDKMNYCKECGRGFPTPSTLKIHKLIHSGVKKHICDQCGSSFTTAGHLKQHKRVHTGEKPYKCRHCDRSFSQSSNRNLHEHRHKEENISCDQCDKTFKSLSSYSEHKQSHTVNTVLQLPMCNNIHFIICSVQTSTSSRPEIRLQAPQSSAGLSYKKCVS; this comes from the exons ATGGAATTTCAGTTTGTTCagtttcactcactgcctctgtttgtatctctgtcactgcaggaccaacatggatccagaagtcagcgctctcaggaggccgacaaacctcacataAGAACGGGAGAGAAaaaatacagctgtgatgagtgtgggaaggattttaccaaggctggaagcttaaaaacacaccaacgcATTCATAGTGGAGTTAGACCGTACATCTGCGACTtatgtggaaagtcttttactcaGGCTGgaagtttaaaaacacacaaactcctccACAGTGGAATTAAAGCATACAACTGTGAgctgtgtggaaagtcttttacccaacCTCAAGGCTTAAAAtcacatcagctcatccacagtggaattaaagcatacagctgtgaGCTGTGTGGAAAGTCTTATAAGACGGTTGGACACTTAAacagacaccaactcatccacagtggatttaaaccgtacaactgtgatcagtgtggcaaaaCTTTTGCTCGCAGTAAGAACTTACAACTTCATGAAGTTACCCACACTGGAATTAAggcgtacagctgtgacatttgtggaaaaaccttTAGGTGGCTACTCAGCCGAAATAAtcacctacgcattcacaccaaaaatgatgtttactgctgtgatcagtgtggcaaagtgtttgtGGTATACAAAGAATTAAAGCGgcacatgtttacccacactaaggagagaccttataaatgtgacctctGTGATAAGGCTTTTAAAGAGCCACGTTCCCTGAaagcacaccaacagatccacaccagaaagaaactctacaagtgcagttactgtgag cagagtgACGCAggtggatccagttctcaaccctgctGTCACTttggtggtgggaaagagtttcgctgtgacctttgtggaaaaactttcagtcagCAGTGGTGCCTAACATtacatcaacgtagacacactggagataAAATGAACTattgcaaagaatgtgggagaggcttccccacaccaagtacattaaaaatacataagcttatccacagtggggttaaaaagcacaTCTGTGATCAGTgcgggtcatccttcaccactgcaggTCATCTCAAACAGCATAAACGCGtgcacacaggagagaaaccatacaagtgtAGACACTGTGACAGAAGCTTTTCACAATCAAGTAATCGTAACCTTCATGAACATAGACACAAGGAAGAGAAcatcagctgtgaccagtgtgacaagaccTTCAAGagtctcagttcatactccgaaCACAAACAATCCCACACTGTAAATACAGTTTTACAGTTACCAATGTGCAataacattcacttcattatttgctctgtgcaaacatcaacATCAAGCAGACCCGAAATCAGActtcaggctccacagagttcagctggacTCTCCTATAAAAAGtgtgtcagctga